Proteins from a genomic interval of Oceanispirochaeta crateris:
- a CDS encoding dihydroorotate dehydrogenase-like protein, whose amino-acid sequence MADLRTTYMGLELKNPFIVSSSGLTDSVEKVIKAEQAGAGAVVLKSLFEEDIASAVSKDGSLETYATHPEAMEYIHQLGMLQQPDAYLDLVEQSVKAVNIPVIASLNCYSDEWWLDYAQRIEKMGAHGLELNTALVPVSVKDTSEEVEKKIISIVKKAVKAVNIPVSVKIGSFFSSLPGIVSKIEQAGASAVVLFNRFYRPDIDIEKIEFKNGNPLSTEDEYATVLRWTGILSDLVDCDFSATTGIHTSDSAIKLILAGANTVQVCSALYKNGISFLSQMIEETEKWMDRKEYEKVSDFFSLLSMKDDKEGQYYQRLQYVKALKGLK is encoded by the coding sequence ATGGCTGATTTACGTACAACTTATATGGGGCTGGAATTGAAGAATCCTTTCATTGTTTCCAGTTCCGGACTCACAGATTCTGTTGAAAAGGTCATAAAAGCAGAACAAGCTGGTGCAGGAGCAGTTGTTCTGAAATCACTCTTCGAAGAAGATATTGCCAGCGCCGTAAGCAAGGATGGATCTTTGGAAACCTATGCCACTCATCCTGAGGCTATGGAATATATTCATCAACTAGGGATGCTTCAGCAACCTGATGCTTACTTAGACCTCGTAGAGCAGTCTGTGAAGGCTGTTAACATTCCGGTGATCGCCAGTTTGAATTGTTATTCAGATGAATGGTGGCTGGATTATGCCCAGAGAATTGAAAAAATGGGTGCCCATGGTCTCGAGCTGAATACAGCACTCGTCCCCGTATCGGTGAAGGATACTTCCGAAGAAGTCGAAAAGAAGATCATTTCAATCGTTAAAAAAGCTGTGAAAGCCGTCAATATCCCTGTTTCTGTAAAGATTGGTTCTTTTTTCTCATCCCTCCCCGGGATTGTTTCAAAAATTGAACAGGCCGGCGCTTCAGCAGTTGTTCTATTCAATCGCTTTTATAGACCGGACATCGATATTGAAAAAATCGAGTTTAAAAATGGGAATCCTCTGTCTACCGAGGATGAATATGCTACAGTTCTCCGCTGGACAGGAATTCTTTCGGATCTTGTCGACTGTGATTTTTCGGCTACAACAGGGATTCATACTTCAGATTCTGCCATAAAGCTAATTTTGGCCGGTGCCAATACAGTACAGGTCTGTTCTGCACTCTATAAAAACGGAATATCCTTTCTGAGTCAGATGATTGAAGAGACTGAAAAATGGATGGATCGGAAAGAGTATGAGAAAGTGTCTGATTTTTTCAGCCTTCTTAGTATGAAGGATGACAAAGAGGGACAATACTACCAGAGGTTACAGTATGTTAAGGCTCTCAAGGGACTGAAATAG
- a CDS encoding co-chaperone GroES, with the protein MTIKPLGDRVLLKVVEAETKTASGLYIPETAQEKTQTASVVAIGDDKDLITVKEGDKVMYDKYAGTTISIDDVDHLIIKMQDIIAIVE; encoded by the coding sequence ATGACAATTAAACCCTTAGGAGATCGTGTACTGCTTAAAGTGGTAGAAGCGGAAACTAAAACTGCCTCCGGTCTGTATATTCCTGAAACAGCTCAGGAAAAAACTCAGACTGCAAGCGTTGTTGCCATCGGTGACGATAAAGATCTTATCACCGTAAAAGAAGGTGACAAAGTAATGTACGACAAGTACGCAGGAACAACAATCAGCATTGATGATGTCGATCACCTCATCATTAAGATGCAGGATATCATTGCAATTGTAGAATAA
- a CDS encoding SEC-C metal-binding domain-containing protein, translating into MVARNKYKEENTLRTYERNPYGMPRQQSSREDDHQAFVAIQVERYLKRKRVQRFCSEAEKDAIFQIIGEYWEKISRSRKVGHMDTDCKIKTFYHITLVFPYFVAEEESLLCVDFVNKTKITSEDACPCGSGKSFRDCCGSIKTVQELINGSF; encoded by the coding sequence ATGGTTGCCCGGAATAAATATAAAGAAGAAAATACCTTGAGAACCTACGAAAGAAATCCCTATGGAATGCCCAGGCAGCAATCCAGTAGAGAAGATGACCATCAGGCTTTCGTGGCTATTCAAGTGGAAAGATACCTCAAGCGGAAACGGGTACAACGCTTTTGTTCCGAAGCAGAAAAAGATGCCATCTTCCAGATTATTGGAGAGTATTGGGAAAAGATTAGCAGATCCAGAAAAGTGGGTCATATGGATACAGATTGTAAAATCAAGACATTTTATCATATAACACTTGTTTTTCCCTATTTTGTGGCAGAAGAGGAATCCCTTCTCTGTGTCGATTTTGTCAATAAGACTAAGATTACTTCTGAAGATGCTTGTCCCTGTGGCAGCGGGAAGTCCTTTCGGGACTGCTGTGGGAGCATAAAAACTGTTCAAGAACTGATAAATGGTTCATTCTGA
- a CDS encoding sigma-70 family RNA polymerase sigma factor gives MAYTNYNDDNNILSIYLKEINKIPLLTREEEDEIARKAVKGDQIAKDRLVRANLRFVVNVSKKYQNQGLPLDDLISEGNIGLINAIEKYDPDKGYHFISYAVWWIRQSILKAVYEKSRMIRLPLNRANELVQIEKVRKELTKINGEDPDAVEIAQNVGIHVEDVKKLMNISRDLVSLESPTHSEDSVLGDFIEDEQYRTPDNLVMDILLSEDINTVLSTLTDKESEILEKRFGLNGKKPLSLKEIGDQYGLTKERIRQIEKKAITRLQHPSRKQYLESYVA, from the coding sequence ATGGCCTATACTAACTACAATGATGACAATAATATACTTTCTATATACTTAAAAGAAATCAATAAAATCCCTCTATTAACAAGGGAAGAAGAAGATGAAATTGCAAGGAAAGCCGTCAAAGGTGATCAGATTGCAAAGGACAGGCTTGTGCGAGCCAACCTTCGTTTTGTTGTAAACGTATCCAAAAAATATCAGAATCAGGGGTTGCCTCTGGATGATCTGATCAGTGAAGGAAATATTGGTTTAATCAATGCCATTGAAAAGTATGATCCGGATAAGGGTTATCACTTTATCTCATATGCTGTTTGGTGGATCAGACAGTCTATCCTTAAGGCCGTATATGAAAAATCCAGAATGATCAGACTTCCTCTGAACAGAGCCAATGAACTGGTTCAGATTGAAAAGGTTCGAAAGGAATTGACTAAGATCAATGGTGAAGATCCTGATGCAGTTGAAATTGCTCAGAATGTAGGTATCCATGTTGAAGATGTGAAAAAGCTGATGAATATTTCAAGAGATCTTGTGTCCCTGGAATCTCCTACTCACAGCGAAGATAGCGTCCTTGGTGATTTTATTGAGGATGAACAGTATAGAACACCGGATAATCTTGTTATGGATATACTTTTATCAGAGGATATTAATACTGTTTTATCCACTCTTACTGACAAGGAATCTGAGATTCTTGAAAAAAGATTTGGATTAAACGGAAAGAAGCCATTGTCATTGAAAGAGATCGGTGATCAATATGGTTTGACCAAAGAGAGAATCAGACAAATTGAGAAAAAAGCCATAACCAGACTGCAGCATCCTTCTAGAAAACAATATCTAGAATCCTATGTTGCCTAG
- the ppdK gene encoding pyruvate, phosphate dikinase — protein MSQGKFVYFFGGGSAEGKAEMKDTLGGKGANLAEMTNLGIPVPPGFTISTDACELYYENNKAYPEYIVKEVEQHLKKLEAQMEMKLGDHDNPLLVSVRSGAAVSMPGMMDTVLNLGLNEKAVEGLAARSGNERFAWDAYRRFIQMFGDVVKGVPHHAFEGALESIKMEKNVENDNELDADDLKKVVSRYLSVYKDAVKEPFPQDPKVQLWAAIDAVFGSWKNERADKYRAINKIEGLKGTAVNVQSMVFGNFGETSGTGVCFSRDPSTGENYFYGEYLMNAQGEDVVAGIRTPEKLSTLQEGSPAVYAQLVEIKDKLENHYKDMQDMEFTIQDGKLYILQTRNGKRTGQAAVQIAVDLVKEKMIDKKEAIMRVAPAQLDQLLHPMIDPSVMKEIQPIAKGLNASPGAACGKIVFTAEDAEAWFLKGEQVILVRKETSPEDIGGMNVAQGILTSTGGMTSHAAVVARGMGTPCVAGCKELIINQENKTMSVGSKVFKEGNWCSLDGTDGLVYEGAIDLIQPELSGNLNEFLTWADDIRNSAKREGVADGFGIRANADLPVDALKGREFGAEGIGLCRTEHMFFDEEKLKSFRIMIVADSKERRVESLKKIMPLQTEDFEGIFRAMDGLPVNIRLLDPPLHEFVPRSKRDIAELADIIGISKEDLQVRLNSLEEQNPMLGHRGCRLGITYPEIYDMQVEAIARAAVKVQKEGIKVLPEIMIPLIGTYKEFIPLRENAEKILKSVFEETGITVEYQIGTMIEIPRAALTAEDIAKYADYFSFGTNDLTQMTFGYSRDDVGTFVPEYVNKKILKADPFQTLDQHGVGLLVELGVQRGRSTKANLKTSICGEHGGDPDSIDFCYRAGLNVVSCSPYRVPIARLAAAQAVIRN, from the coding sequence ATGAGTCAAGGAAAATTCGTTTATTTCTTCGGTGGAGGATCCGCTGAAGGTAAAGCAGAAATGAAAGATACCCTGGGGGGAAAAGGAGCAAACCTTGCGGAAATGACAAATTTGGGTATTCCTGTACCTCCTGGATTTACGATCTCTACAGATGCCTGTGAATTGTACTATGAAAATAATAAGGCTTATCCTGAATATATTGTAAAGGAAGTGGAGCAGCACCTTAAAAAGCTGGAAGCCCAGATGGAAATGAAACTGGGTGACCATGATAACCCACTTCTTGTATCAGTCAGGTCTGGTGCCGCTGTTTCCATGCCTGGAATGATGGATACGGTTTTAAACCTGGGTCTGAATGAAAAGGCTGTTGAAGGCCTTGCTGCACGTTCAGGAAATGAACGATTTGCCTGGGATGCCTACAGAAGATTTATTCAGATGTTTGGTGATGTTGTAAAAGGCGTACCTCACCATGCTTTTGAAGGAGCACTCGAGTCCATTAAAATGGAAAAAAATGTTGAAAACGACAATGAACTTGATGCAGATGACCTCAAGAAAGTCGTATCAAGATACCTTTCTGTATATAAAGATGCCGTAAAAGAACCTTTTCCACAGGATCCTAAAGTTCAGCTTTGGGCGGCCATTGATGCCGTATTCGGTTCATGGAAGAATGAACGAGCCGATAAATACAGAGCCATAAATAAGATTGAGGGCCTCAAAGGAACGGCTGTTAACGTTCAGTCCATGGTTTTTGGAAACTTTGGTGAAACATCGGGTACCGGGGTTTGTTTCTCTAGAGACCCATCCACAGGTGAAAACTATTTCTATGGTGAATACCTTATGAATGCCCAGGGAGAAGATGTTGTTGCTGGAATCAGAACACCTGAAAAACTCAGCACCCTCCAGGAAGGCAGTCCTGCAGTGTATGCTCAGCTTGTTGAAATCAAAGACAAACTCGAGAATCATTACAAGGACATGCAGGACATGGAGTTTACCATTCAGGACGGAAAACTCTACATCCTCCAGACCAGAAATGGAAAGAGAACCGGTCAGGCTGCCGTACAGATTGCCGTTGACCTCGTTAAAGAAAAGATGATCGATAAAAAAGAAGCTATTATGAGGGTCGCTCCGGCTCAGCTGGACCAGCTTCTTCATCCCATGATCGATCCAAGTGTCATGAAAGAAATACAGCCCATAGCCAAGGGACTCAATGCCTCTCCAGGAGCCGCCTGTGGTAAGATTGTTTTCACAGCAGAAGATGCTGAAGCCTGGTTCCTAAAGGGTGAGCAGGTCATCCTTGTGAGAAAAGAAACTTCTCCCGAGGACATCGGCGGTATGAATGTTGCACAGGGAATTTTGACCTCTACCGGAGGCATGACCTCCCATGCGGCTGTTGTAGCCCGTGGTATGGGAACACCCTGTGTCGCCGGATGTAAAGAGCTTATCATCAATCAGGAAAACAAAACCATGTCTGTGGGTTCCAAAGTTTTCAAAGAAGGAAACTGGTGTTCTCTCGATGGAACAGACGGATTAGTATACGAAGGGGCTATCGATCTCATCCAGCCTGAACTGTCTGGGAATTTGAATGAATTCCTGACTTGGGCCGATGACATCAGAAATTCTGCCAAGAGAGAAGGTGTCGCCGATGGATTCGGTATCAGAGCCAATGCCGACTTACCCGTAGACGCACTCAAAGGTCGTGAGTTTGGAGCCGAAGGTATCGGTTTGTGTCGTACAGAGCATATGTTTTTTGATGAAGAAAAGCTGAAATCCTTCCGGATTATGATTGTTGCCGACAGCAAGGAGAGAAGGGTGGAATCCCTTAAGAAGATCATGCCTCTTCAGACAGAAGACTTTGAAGGCATTTTCAGAGCCATGGATGGTCTTCCTGTTAACATCAGACTCTTAGACCCACCTCTCCATGAGTTTGTTCCCCGTTCAAAGAGAGACATTGCTGAGCTGGCCGATATCATCGGTATCAGTAAAGAAGACCTTCAGGTCAGATTGAACTCTCTGGAAGAACAGAACCCCATGCTAGGTCACAGAGGTTGTCGTCTGGGCATAACCTATCCTGAAATCTATGACATGCAGGTTGAGGCCATTGCCAGAGCCGCTGTTAAGGTTCAAAAAGAGGGCATCAAGGTCTTACCCGAGATTATGATTCCTCTCATTGGTACATACAAAGAATTTATTCCTTTAAGAGAAAATGCTGAGAAGATTCTCAAATCCGTTTTTGAAGAAACAGGAATCACTGTGGAATATCAGATCGGAACGATGATCGAAATTCCAAGAGCGGCTTTGACAGCAGAAGATATCGCTAAATATGCCGATTATTTCTCATTTGGTACCAACGACCTGACCCAGATGACCTTTGGATATTCAAGGGACGATGTGGGAACTTTTGTTCCTGAATATGTGAACAAGAAAATACTGAAAGCTGACCCATTTCAAACCCTCGACCAACATGGTGTAGGCCTCCTGGTGGAACTTGGTGTTCAAAGAGGACGCTCCACTAAGGCCAATTTGAAAACCAGTATCTGTGGTGAACACGGTGGCGATCCAGACTCCATTGACTTCTGCTACAGAGCGGGGCTGAATGTTGTTTCCTGTTCTCCCTACAGAGTGCCAATCGCAAGACTGGCCGCAGCACAGGCTGTCATTAGAAACTGA
- a CDS encoding ABC-F family ATP-binding cassette domain-containing protein: MITASNITLSFGKRFLFKDVNIKFTPGNCYGLIGANGSGKSTFLKILSGEIEQDSGEVIIPPGERLAVLAQDHYAFNEHTVLNSVIMGHKKLYEVMVEKDNIYMKEDFSDADGIRASELEGEFADLNGWEAESEAATLLAGLGVTEDMHSKLMKDVDDTYKVRILLAQAIFGNPDILLLDEPTNHLDIESIRWLENFLYGFKNTVIVVSHDRHFLNKVCTHIADIDYNRIQIFVGNYMFWQQASQLSASQRKDQAKKQEAKAAELKAFIQRFSANASKSKQATSRKKELDKLELNELPKTSRRFPYVGFEPDREPGTIILELDNISKTIDGQTLFSNWDLTVDNGDKIGFVGPDNQAKTAFMEIIMGNMEPDTGSYNWGVTTSQSYFPKDNTKFFDTDENMTEWLRKYSDEQDDAYVRGFLGRMLFSGDESLKKVKVLSGGEKVRCMLSRMMLSKSNVIVLDDPTAHLDLESITSLNDGLIKFNGIVIFSSHDHQFINTIANRIIEFTPGGIIDRKMTFEDYLESEDVRALRDEMYGGKHERMTI, encoded by the coding sequence TTGATAACGGCAAGTAATATAACTCTCTCATTCGGAAAGCGATTTTTATTCAAGGATGTGAACATTAAATTCACTCCCGGAAACTGTTACGGTCTTATCGGTGCCAATGGTTCCGGAAAATCAACATTTCTTAAAATTTTATCCGGTGAAATTGAGCAGGACTCGGGAGAAGTCATCATTCCTCCGGGAGAACGTCTTGCAGTCCTTGCCCAGGATCATTATGCCTTCAATGAGCATACTGTCCTCAATTCGGTCATCATGGGTCATAAGAAACTGTATGAAGTAATGGTTGAAAAAGACAATATCTATATGAAAGAAGATTTCTCAGATGCCGATGGTATCAGGGCTTCCGAGTTAGAAGGTGAGTTTGCCGATCTGAACGGTTGGGAAGCCGAGAGTGAAGCCGCTACCCTGCTGGCGGGTCTGGGAGTCACCGAGGATATGCATTCTAAGCTGATGAAGGATGTGGATGACACCTATAAGGTCAGAATCCTGCTGGCCCAGGCGATTTTTGGAAATCCCGATATTCTTCTTTTGGATGAACCAACAAACCACCTGGATATTGAATCAATTCGCTGGCTTGAAAATTTTCTTTATGGTTTTAAGAATACAGTCATTGTCGTATCCCATGACAGACACTTTCTCAATAAGGTCTGTACCCACATAGCCGACATTGACTACAACAGAATCCAGATTTTCGTGGGAAACTATATGTTCTGGCAGCAGGCCAGTCAGTTGTCTGCATCCCAAAGAAAAGACCAGGCCAAAAAGCAGGAAGCCAAGGCGGCAGAGTTGAAGGCCTTTATTCAAAGGTTCTCGGCGAATGCATCCAAATCAAAACAGGCTACTTCCAGGAAAAAAGAACTGGATAAGCTGGAATTAAACGAATTACCGAAAACTTCACGCCGTTTCCCATACGTTGGTTTTGAGCCTGATAGGGAACCGGGAACAATCATTCTTGAATTGGACAATATCAGCAAGACCATTGATGGACAAACGCTTTTTTCAAATTGGGATCTAACCGTCGATAATGGCGACAAAATAGGTTTTGTAGGACCCGATAACCAGGCTAAAACTGCCTTTATGGAAATCATTATGGGAAATATGGAACCCGACACGGGGAGCTATAACTGGGGAGTCACCACATCCCAGTCGTATTTTCCCAAGGATAACACTAAATTTTTCGACACAGATGAAAACATGACCGAATGGCTCCGTAAGTATTCAGACGAACAGGATGACGCCTATGTGCGGGGATTCCTCGGTAGGATGCTCTTTTCCGGAGATGAATCTCTCAAGAAGGTGAAAGTCCTTTCTGGTGGAGAGAAGGTTCGCTGCATGCTTTCCAGAATGATGCTTAGTAAATCTAACGTTATCGTTCTGGATGACCCCACGGCTCACCTTGACCTCGAATCCATAACATCCCTCAATGACGGTTTAATCAAATTTAACGGGATCGTTATATTCAGCAGTCATGACCATCAGTTTATCAATACCATTGCCAACAGAATCATTGAGTTCACACCTGGAGGAATCATCGACAGGAAGATGACATTTGAAGATTACCTGGAAAGTGAAGATGTCCGGGCATTAAGAGATGAAATGTACGGTGGAAAACATGAGAGAATGACGATCTAG
- a CDS encoding ABC transporter permease — protein sequence MKQFRAMVKARTMEFVRDKGTFYWNLLFPLVLVFGFSFAFSSGNNTLFKVGLTGPVPSAQEFSFLGVGQIEFIEYEENQTSRESLIKKVRHHQLDMVIDFVQESYFINSEGENAEILQILAESRSEEGLSLDDFKKEELTGKAIRYVDWLVPGIIGMNMLFSCLFGVGFVIVRYRKNGVLKRLKATPVTSMSFILAQMTSRFLIVLATSVVVFTGTNIFLHFMMLGSYFLLLLITSLAILCMIALGLIFAARIKSEELASGLMNLITFPMIIFSGVFFSLEGTPVILQRVSKLFPLTHFIEGARKIMLEGADILTVAPQLLILTAMTLLFLVVASLTFKWD from the coding sequence ATGAAACAATTCAGGGCCATGGTAAAGGCCAGAACAATGGAGTTTGTCCGTGATAAGGGTACCTTTTACTGGAATTTACTCTTTCCACTCGTCCTTGTTTTTGGATTTTCTTTCGCATTTTCCTCGGGGAACAACACCCTTTTCAAAGTCGGTTTGACCGGTCCGGTGCCTTCGGCTCAGGAATTTTCCTTTCTTGGAGTCGGTCAAATTGAATTCATCGAATATGAAGAAAATCAAACAAGCCGGGAAAGCCTCATAAAAAAAGTCAGACATCACCAGCTTGATATGGTCATTGACTTTGTTCAGGAGTCTTATTTTATCAATTCAGAGGGTGAGAATGCTGAAATTCTGCAAATACTGGCAGAGAGCAGATCGGAAGAAGGACTCAGTCTGGATGACTTCAAAAAGGAAGAGCTTACAGGCAAAGCCATCCGCTACGTGGATTGGCTTGTTCCCGGTATCATTGGGATGAATATGCTCTTCAGTTGCCTCTTTGGTGTGGGATTTGTCATTGTCCGATACAGGAAAAATGGCGTTTTGAAGCGATTGAAGGCCACCCCTGTGACTTCTATGAGCTTTATTTTAGCCCAGATGACATCCCGTTTTCTCATCGTGCTGGCCACATCGGTGGTTGTCTTTACGGGTACGAACATATTCCTCCACTTTATGATGCTGGGGTCTTATTTCCTACTACTCTTGATCACCTCTCTTGCCATTTTGTGCATGATTGCCCTGGGTCTTATCTTTGCCGCCAGGATTAAGAGTGAAGAACTCGCAAGCGGACTTATGAACTTGATTACCTTCCCCATGATCATATTTTCTGGTGTATTTTTCTCTTTGGAAGGAACACCGGTCATTCTACAGCGAGTCTCCAAACTCTTCCCTCTCACGCATTTTATTGAAGGCGCTAGAAAAATTATGCTGGAAGGAGCCGATATTCTCACAGTGGCTCCACAGTTATTGATTCTCACAGCTATGACCCTTCTCTTTTTGGTCGTAGCCTCCCTGACCTTCAAGTGGGACTAA
- a CDS encoding ABC transporter ATP-binding protein: protein MSNILSVRNLKKKYGSVEAVKGIDLSIRQGSCFGLLGPNGAGKTTSIEIMEGIIPPDSGEILFRGKPIDRHFKQKVGIQFQSTSLPEFITVKETLELFRSFYPSPREMDDLIEICSLQDILDRDNRKLSGGQRQRMLLALAIIPRPEIVFLDEPTTGLDPQARRNFWNLIENIKKENATVILTTHYMDEARRLCDTIAIMDKGIILECAPPEELLDKHFEGVLIRVPHNGKIPEILPEGAIIQGNNLEIQTTELDKTLKDLQLNSWNLMGLSIHKPDLEDLFIKLTGSSLRN, encoded by the coding sequence ATGAGTAATATTCTTAGTGTGCGGAACCTGAAAAAAAAATACGGGTCCGTTGAAGCTGTCAAAGGCATCGATCTCTCTATTCGTCAGGGAAGCTGTTTTGGACTCCTAGGCCCAAATGGTGCGGGAAAAACAACCAGCATTGAAATCATGGAAGGGATCATTCCCCCAGACTCTGGCGAAATTCTATTCAGGGGCAAACCCATTGATAGGCATTTTAAACAGAAGGTGGGAATTCAATTTCAAAGCACATCCCTTCCGGAGTTTATAACCGTCAAGGAGACCCTTGAACTCTTTAGGAGCTTCTACCCCTCCCCCAGGGAGATGGATGATCTGATAGAAATATGTTCCCTTCAGGATATACTGGACCGGGACAATAGAAAACTATCGGGAGGCCAGAGGCAGCGCATGCTTCTGGCCTTGGCCATCATACCCCGTCCCGAAATTGTTTTTCTGGACGAACCCACGACGGGACTTGATCCCCAGGCCCGGCGTAATTTTTGGAACCTCATCGAAAACATCAAAAAAGAAAATGCTACGGTCATATTAACCACTCATTATATGGATGAAGCCAGGAGACTCTGCGACACCATAGCCATCATGGACAAGGGTATTATTTTGGAATGTGCTCCGCCGGAAGAACTTCTGGACAAGCACTTTGAAGGAGTGCTTATCAGAGTTCCCCACAACGGTAAGATCCCGGAGATCTTGCCCGAGGGGGCCATTATTCAAGGGAACAACCTCGAAATCCAGACTACAGAACTGGACAAAACCCTCAAGGATCTTCAATTAAACTCTTGGAACCTCATGGGATTATCTATCCACAAACCGGACCTGGAAGATCTTTTTATTAAATTAACAGGTTCATCCCTACGCAATTGA
- a CDS encoding redox-sensing transcriptional repressor Rex — protein sequence MSKINDNFKQKVASIPTIKRLPSYLNLVKRASQEGVEIISATNIAKELDLEPIQVRKDLAVTGIIGKPRIGYNVNELFQAIQSFLNWDKKHKAIIVGTGNLGSALMKYGELKNHGLTIVGIADASPEKIGTEKNNLTISDVNDLPALIKKTGATMIILTVPPSEAQNVAEVINDTDIKAIWNFTNVKLKVSDRILVLMEDLSSGYAVLSFHLPFYKENEDTE from the coding sequence ATGAGCAAAATAAATGACAATTTTAAACAGAAAGTAGCGAGTATCCCGACCATCAAGAGGCTACCATCCTATCTGAATCTTGTAAAGCGAGCTTCTCAGGAAGGCGTCGAAATCATCTCGGCTACAAACATTGCCAAAGAGCTGGATTTAGAGCCCATCCAGGTTAGAAAAGATCTGGCCGTTACAGGGATAATAGGAAAGCCCCGAATAGGGTACAATGTGAATGAGCTTTTTCAGGCCATTCAATCCTTCCTGAACTGGGATAAGAAGCACAAAGCCATCATCGTCGGTACGGGAAACCTTGGTTCCGCCCTGATGAAGTACGGCGAATTGAAGAATCACGGATTAACCATCGTAGGTATTGCCGATGCCAGTCCCGAAAAAATAGGAACAGAAAAAAATAATCTCACCATTTCTGATGTGAATGATCTTCCAGCTTTGATCAAGAAAACCGGTGCCACCATGATTATCTTGACAGTTCCTCCCTCTGAGGCTCAAAACGTAGCCGAAGTGATTAATGATACGGACATCAAAGCCATTTGGAATTTTACCAATGTAAAACTCAAGGTTTCCGATCGGATTCTAGTCTTAATGGAAGACCTTTCTTCAGGTTATGCCGTACTTTCGTTCCACCTTCCTTTTTACAAAGAAAACGAAGATACAGAGTAG
- a CDS encoding class I SAM-dependent RNA methyltransferase: MDKMKSQNSVSISRNSNIYHDVQVEKIIPGGDGLVRMKGKVIFIPGVIGGEIIDFKIVSEGKKFSRGSVIRIKESSENRVLPFCPVYEICGGCNMQHLSYEYQISLKESFVKEHFKRLAGIGLPENFKFLPSKPQHYRNRIQLHRGEEGCGFKMRSSDDVIPLTHCPVLVDSLNDFLSAKENIVGTKETFYGLEERYYRESGQEDIRVLIGDHPVHFRADLFFQSNLSLIPELLNFSLNGYKGQHGMDLYCGVGLFSVFMKERFSEITAIELNPKTEMYYRKNMAGASYHYFAMSLEDWVKKKSGPPADLIVVDPPRTGLSAKVRSHILKMNVPDLVYVSCDPVTQARDTKDLLEGGYEISAARGFDFYPQTAHMETVLRFRKR; encoded by the coding sequence ATGGATAAAATGAAAAGTCAGAATTCAGTTTCTATATCGCGGAATTCAAATATATATCACGATGTACAGGTCGAAAAAATTATTCCGGGCGGTGACGGTCTCGTCAGAATGAAGGGAAAAGTCATATTTATTCCAGGAGTGATCGGCGGAGAAATTATCGATTTTAAAATCGTCAGCGAAGGGAAAAAATTTTCCCGGGGTTCGGTCATCCGCATTAAGGAGAGTTCCGAAAACAGAGTCTTACCGTTTTGCCCCGTTTACGAGATTTGCGGCGGTTGCAATATGCAGCATTTGTCTTACGAATACCAAATCAGTTTGAAGGAATCTTTTGTCAAAGAACACTTTAAAAGGCTTGCTGGTATAGGTTTACCAGAAAACTTCAAATTCCTTCCTTCCAAACCCCAACACTATAGAAACAGAATTCAGCTCCATAGAGGAGAGGAGGGCTGTGGCTTTAAAATGCGTTCCTCTGATGATGTCATTCCCCTGACACATTGTCCTGTCCTGGTAGACTCCCTCAACGATTTTCTTTCAGCTAAAGAAAATATTGTTGGCACTAAGGAAACTTTTTATGGCCTGGAAGAGCGCTATTATCGTGAGTCGGGTCAGGAGGATATTCGGGTTCTCATAGGGGATCATCCTGTTCATTTCAGAGCAGATCTTTTTTTTCAGAGTAATTTGTCTCTCATACCGGAACTCCTGAATTTCAGCCTTAATGGATATAAAGGACAGCACGGAATGGATTTATATTGCGGGGTGGGACTCTTTTCTGTTTTTATGAAAGAGCGTTTCTCTGAGATAACAGCCATCGAATTGAACCCGAAAACAGAGATGTATTACAGGAAGAATATGGCCGGTGCTTCCTACCACTATTTTGCCATGTCCCTGGAAGACTGGGTCAAAAAAAAGTCAGGTCCTCCGGCGGACCTGATTGTTGTGGATCCTCCCCGTACGGGACTCTCTGCCAAGGTGAGATCCCACATTCTGAAGATGAATGTACCCGATCTTGTGTATGTCTCCTGTGACCCTGTAACGCAAGCCCGGGATACAAAAGACCTCCTAGAGGGAGGGTATGAAATCAGCGCTGCCAGAGGATTTGACTTTTATCCCCAGACGGCCCATATGGAAACGGTCCTCAGGTTCAGGAAAAGATGA